The following are encoded together in the Mesoterricola sediminis genome:
- a CDS encoding trans-sulfuration enzyme family protein, translating into MDPHEWGLSTTAIHAGRKHNGTRSVTTPIFQTSVFELKENAEGAEFAAAVEPPQFYTRWGNPNFSEVQAVVASLEKAERALITSSGMSAFATVFETFLKPGDHVVAPAAIYLGTEQLLRRWETQKGLRITWVQNTLDAAEWEAAVTDGTRLIFAETPSNPTLSITDLAMVADLGRRRGVRTVADNTFATPIFTRPVELGIDLSVSSATKYLGGHSDLVAGVIAGSEADIAACWGTTKITGPTVDPFSAWLLHRGLKTLCLRVRRAADNAQSLAAWLLWQSQVVRVDYPGNREHPGHAVAARQMTGGFGAMLSFELAGGLAAGQRFCEALSVITRAVSLGGVESLIQHPASMSHLRTPPEVKARLGISDGLLRFSVGIEDEADLKADLEAGFQAAGLAR; encoded by the coding sequence ATGGATCCGCATGAGTGGGGCCTCAGCACGACCGCGATCCACGCGGGACGGAAGCACAATGGAACCCGGTCGGTGACGACCCCCATCTTCCAGACCTCCGTCTTCGAACTGAAGGAGAACGCGGAGGGGGCGGAGTTCGCCGCCGCCGTGGAGCCGCCCCAGTTCTACACCCGGTGGGGCAACCCCAACTTCAGCGAGGTCCAGGCCGTGGTGGCCTCCCTGGAGAAGGCCGAGCGGGCCCTCATCACCAGCAGCGGCATGAGCGCCTTCGCGACGGTCTTCGAGACCTTCCTCAAGCCGGGGGACCACGTGGTGGCCCCGGCTGCCATCTACCTGGGCACCGAGCAGCTGCTGCGCCGCTGGGAGACCCAGAAGGGCCTGCGCATCACCTGGGTCCAGAACACCCTGGACGCGGCGGAATGGGAGGCCGCGGTCACCGACGGGACCCGCCTGATCTTCGCGGAGACCCCCTCCAACCCCACGCTCAGCATCACCGACCTGGCCATGGTCGCCGACCTGGGCCGGCGCCGGGGGGTGCGGACGGTGGCCGACAACACCTTCGCCACGCCCATCTTCACCCGGCCCGTGGAACTGGGCATCGACCTCAGCGTGTCCAGCGCGACCAAGTACCTGGGCGGCCACTCGGACCTGGTGGCCGGCGTCATCGCCGGCTCGGAAGCGGATATCGCCGCCTGCTGGGGCACCACCAAGATCACCGGGCCGACGGTGGATCCCTTCTCCGCCTGGCTTCTTCACCGGGGCCTCAAGACCCTGTGCCTCCGCGTTCGCCGGGCGGCGGACAACGCCCAGTCCCTGGCGGCCTGGTTGCTCTGGCAGTCCCAGGTGGTGCGGGTGGACTACCCGGGCAACCGGGAGCACCCCGGGCACGCGGTGGCCGCGCGCCAGATGACCGGCGGCTTCGGCGCCATGCTCAGCTTCGAGTTGGCGGGAGGTCTGGCGGCTGGCCAGCGGTTCTGCGAGGCCCTGTCCGTCATCACGCGGGCCGTCAGCCTCGGCGGCGTGGAGAGCCTCATCCAGCACCCGGCGAGCATGAGCCACCTGCGCACCCCGCCGGAGGTGAAGGCGCGCCTCGGCATCTCCGACGGCCTCCTGCGGTTCTCCGTGGGCATCGAGGACGAGGCCGACCTCAAGGCCGATCTGGAAGCGGGCTTCCAGGCCGCTGGCCTGGCGCGGTAG